One genomic region from Daphnia magna isolate NIES linkage group LG10, ASM2063170v1.1, whole genome shotgun sequence encodes:
- the LOC116932355 gene encoding uncharacterized protein LOC116932355 has protein sequence MNGQGKKGPTRSRLPDQSCRVYKAANITVKSTNRSLTKMTTKTTTKPPFAVAKKRVTFVHNQYNSPLELYSADEIAQTLRRHASLLSNGAVGIDFCSLSPSVLKRSEVYKMLTEEQQEQQERRPWQLRNKKTSTSSDMKRVAWPPVGPHMAPEVPSANEHDNGTASVLQQNGAEEITQYYQNDTNRFSNQHQVSPGSKVAPPVPPKPGAREIANAQQSAEYDSDNTMAANGMPEAFASNELVGERLLIAKPAPPPGLILLKKHAPISQEPQAVFNSQPVFKRATPVRMLGDMVWPPKGAGGSSDNSTQSPGVVRRQPKNYQEFFSSNQLPANFPTYRAPPGTQHFGLEEGENTTPM, from the exons ATGAACGGACAAGGGAAGAAAGGGCCCACTCGATCACGGCTTCCTGATCAGAGTTGTCGAGTCTACAAGGCGGCGAACATAACTGTGAAATCAACAAATCGTTCACTGACG AAAATGACGACCAAGACGACAACAAAACCACCGTTTGCGGTAGCCAAGAAAAGGGTAACCTTCGTCCATAATCAATACAATTCACCGTTGGAACTTTACTCAGCCGATGAAATAGCCCAAACTCTTCGTCGCCATGCTTCGTTATTGTCTAATGGAGCAGTTGG GATCGACTTTTGCTCGCTGTCGCCGTCAGTTTTAAAACGATCAGAAGTCTACAAAATGTTGACCGAAGAGCAGCAAGAGCAGCAGGAACGTCGGCCTTGGCAACTGCGCAATAAAAAGACGTCTACATCGTCAG ACATGAAACGCGTAGCCTGGCCGCCAGTCGGTCCTCATATGGCCCCCGAAGTTCCCAGCGCAAACGAACACGACAACGGGACCGCTAGTGTGCTGCAGCAGAACGGCGCCGAAGAGATAACGCAATATTATCAAAACGATACGAACAGGTTCTCGAACCAACATCAAGTCTCGCCCGGCTCAAAAGTTGCCCCACCAGTCCCGCCCAAACCGGGCGCCCGTGAAATTGCCAATGCTCAG CAATCAGCCGAATACGACAGCGACAATACAATGGCAGCAAATGGAATGCCAGAGGCTTTTGCTTCAAACGAGTTGGTAGGAGAGAGATTGTTGATCGCCAAGCCAGCCCCACCGCCCGGCTTAATCCTCCTCAAGAAACACGCACCGATTTCGCAAGAACCTCAAGCTGTATTCAACTCACAGCCTGTTTTCAAACGAGCCACTCCAGTCCGAATGCTTGGAGATATG GTGTGGCCTCCAAAAGGGGCGGGCGGCTCATCGGACAATTCCACGCAGTCACCCGGCGTTGTCCGTCGTCAACCCAAGAATTACCAAGAATTTTTCAGCTCCAATCAATTACCCGCAAACTTCCCAACGTATCGCGCTCCACCCGGTACCCAACATTTCGGGCTTGAAGAAGGTGAAAACACCACGCCCATGTGA
- the LOC116932356 gene encoding uncharacterized protein LOC116932356, which produces MHSLLAFGLVFVVMMTDVAVARPEPLPMFLANRAIQSTGFEVKKADQNVSRTSVAIGDSADIPVPAVQISDGISETNKDEVSPVATSKIPYAKDYIADVPATSDLVSSLPVASKSDVTAASQTIVDPTELNNPVDLPVASKSDVTAESQSIVDPTKLDNPVDLPVASKLDDTVGSQMAIDQTEVNSPIDNSANMGDADLANNSEPASVLDGSNPSDDNTDQTAFTEKKLLKKKAAKAKKSKKINKVPSLNRVRLLDSLIDLLLDSLIPTNDDIRRSRRSRSFDEFFDYAFPSSPYVFNYF; this is translated from the exons ATG CATTCATTGCTAGCATTTGGTTTGGTTTTCGTCGTTATGATGACTGATGTTGCTGTTGCCCGACCGGAACCACTGCCTATGTTTTTGGCTAATCGTGCCATCCAATCAACAG GATTCGAAGTAAAAAAGGCCGACCAAAATGTGTCGAGGACTTCGGTAGCAATCGGGGATTCAGCGGACATCCCAGTACCGGCCGTGCAAATTTCAGATGGAATCTCCGAAACGAATAAAGACGAAGTTTCACCTGTGGCAACATCAAAAATCCCGTATGCCAAAGACTATATTGCAGACGTACCCGCTACCAGCGATTTGGTATCCAGCTTGCCAGTTGCATCCAAATCGGACGTGACAGCTGCATCCCAAACCATCGTAGATCCGACGGAACTCAATAATCCGGTTGACTTGCCCGTTGCATCTAAATCGGACGTGACAGCTGAATCTCAATCCATCGTAGATCCAACGAAACTCGATAATCCGGTTGACTTGCCAGTTGCATCGAAATTGGACGATACTGTTGGATCTCAAATGGCCATTGATCAAACGGAAGTTAATAGTCCGATTGATAATAGCGCAAACATGGGTGATGCAGACCTCGCAAACAACAGCGAACCAGCGTCAGTGCTCGACGGTAGCAACCCTAGCGATGATAACACGGACCAAACTGCATTCACGgagaaaaaattgttgaagAAAAAAGCTGCAAAGGCCaagaaatccaaaaaaattaacaagGTGCCATCACTGAACCGTGTGCGCCTGTTGGACAGTTTGATTGATTTACTTTTGGACTCGCTGATACCAACCAACGACGACATCAGACGCAGCAGAAGGTCCCGCTCCTTTGACGAATTTTTTGATTATGCCTTCCCTTCATCGCCGTATGTATTTAACTATTTTTAA